The following proteins are co-located in the Clavibacter capsici genome:
- a CDS encoding ABC transporter substrate-binding protein: MSPHPARRSRARRVVVGVAALALLAPVLASCSSSSGSSAGGQLDLWIWPDGLSQTVLDQVPDAVPGTTLNVSTIGGDFKQKLVTTFTGRSGLPSITGVKGEDMPYFLSEDGLFEDLDQLGAKDVADQYPEWKLKEATTEDGQLIGLPIDIGPTALYYRADVFQKAGLPSEPADVAAATATWDDYFAFGKRLKAATGGAIFVDASDVFTKSIGQGTTRFVDEDGDYTGDSPEVKAAWDRAVLAYQEGLTANVTDGSPDWASAISNGSLPALLGASWYQADLKSATADTSGDWRVAPMPGGPANIGGSFLSIPAGTKDPEAAFAVIKDVLSEDNQVTAYADKGIFPSATAAYDAPKLQEGDPFFGGQSTVGIFADAAAKMPTAYTSPYDNQVQAAFVTELQNVTSLGKDPDQAWTDAVAAGEAALRTAKQ; encoded by the coding sequence GATCCTCCGCGGGCGGCCAGCTCGACCTGTGGATCTGGCCGGACGGCCTCAGCCAGACGGTGCTCGACCAGGTGCCGGACGCGGTCCCGGGCACCACGCTGAACGTCTCCACGATCGGCGGCGACTTCAAGCAGAAGCTCGTCACGACCTTCACCGGTCGCTCGGGCCTGCCGTCCATCACGGGCGTCAAGGGCGAGGACATGCCCTACTTCCTCAGCGAGGACGGCCTCTTCGAGGACCTCGACCAGCTGGGCGCGAAGGACGTCGCCGACCAGTACCCGGAGTGGAAGCTCAAGGAGGCGACCACCGAGGACGGCCAGCTCATCGGCCTCCCCATCGACATCGGCCCCACCGCCCTCTACTACCGCGCCGACGTCTTCCAGAAGGCCGGCCTCCCCAGCGAGCCCGCCGACGTCGCGGCGGCCACGGCCACCTGGGACGACTACTTCGCCTTCGGCAAGAGGCTCAAGGCGGCGACCGGCGGCGCGATCTTCGTGGACGCCTCCGACGTGTTCACCAAGTCGATCGGCCAGGGCACCACCCGCTTCGTCGACGAGGACGGCGACTACACGGGCGACAGCCCCGAGGTGAAGGCCGCGTGGGATCGCGCGGTGCTCGCGTACCAGGAGGGCCTCACCGCGAACGTCACCGACGGCAGCCCGGACTGGGCTTCCGCCATCTCGAACGGATCCCTCCCCGCGCTCCTCGGCGCCTCGTGGTACCAGGCCGACCTCAAGAGCGCGACGGCCGACACCTCCGGCGACTGGCGTGTGGCGCCCATGCCCGGCGGCCCCGCGAACATCGGCGGCTCGTTCCTCTCCATCCCGGCCGGCACCAAGGACCCCGAGGCCGCGTTCGCCGTGATCAAGGACGTGCTGAGCGAGGACAACCAGGTCACCGCCTACGCCGACAAGGGCATCTTCCCGTCGGCCACCGCCGCCTACGACGCCCCGAAGCTGCAGGAGGGCGACCCGTTCTTCGGCGGCCAGTCGACCGTCGGGATCTTCGCCGACGCCGCCGCGAAGATGCCCACCGCGTACACGAGCCCCTACGACAACCAGGTGCAGGCCGCCTTCGTCACCGAGCTGCAGAACGTCACGTCGCTCGGCAAGGACCCGGACCAGGCCTGGACCGACGCCGTCGCCGCGGGCGAGGCCGCCCTGAGGACCGCGAAGCAGTGA
- a CDS encoding carbohydrate ABC transporter permease codes for MSATVHAAGSAAARVADQASGRPRDERTGRPAGRRQLPPGRVILHGVLFAGSIVSLFPLYWLVVMASNTTSDIYRSPPVLVPGPYLWDNIQAVFRTIDFGGSLMNTVIVAVSVTVLVLFFDSIAAFTFAKYEFPGRRALFALLLVTFMLPAQLSVIPQFVTMINLGWVGQLQALIVPAAANAFGIFWLRQFIVSSVPDELIDAARIDGAGFFRQYLTVCLPLIRPGLGFLGIFTFIAAWNDYLWPLIVLNDPGTVTLQVAMSQLNSAHGKDYGMVMAGALLAVIPLIVVFLVGARQFIGDIAKGALK; via the coding sequence ATGAGCGCCACCGTCCACGCCGCGGGATCCGCCGCGGCCCGGGTCGCCGACCAGGCCTCGGGGCGACCGCGCGACGAGCGCACTGGCCGTCCCGCCGGCCGCAGGCAGCTGCCGCCCGGGCGCGTGATCCTGCACGGGGTCCTCTTCGCCGGATCCATCGTGAGCCTGTTCCCGCTGTACTGGCTCGTCGTGATGGCGAGCAACACCACGAGCGACATCTACAGGTCGCCGCCCGTGCTCGTGCCGGGGCCGTACCTGTGGGACAACATCCAGGCCGTGTTCCGCACGATCGACTTCGGCGGATCGCTCATGAACACGGTCATCGTCGCGGTGTCCGTCACCGTGCTCGTGCTGTTCTTCGACTCCATCGCGGCGTTCACGTTCGCGAAGTACGAGTTCCCCGGGCGGCGGGCGCTCTTCGCGCTGCTGCTGGTGACCTTCATGCTGCCGGCGCAGCTGTCGGTGATCCCGCAGTTCGTCACGATGATCAACCTCGGCTGGGTCGGCCAGCTGCAGGCGCTCATCGTGCCGGCGGCCGCCAACGCGTTCGGCATCTTCTGGCTGCGGCAGTTCATCGTCTCGAGCGTGCCCGACGAGCTCATCGACGCGGCCCGCATCGACGGCGCCGGGTTCTTCCGGCAGTACCTCACGGTGTGCCTGCCGCTCATCCGTCCGGGCCTCGGGTTCCTCGGGATCTTCACCTTCATCGCCGCATGGAACGACTACCTGTGGCCGCTCATCGTGCTCAACGACCCGGGCACGGTCACGCTGCAGGTGGCGATGAGCCAGCTCAACAGCGCGCACGGCAAGGACTACGGGATGGTCATGGCGGGTGCGCTGCTCGCGGTGATCCCGCTGATCGTCGTGTTCCTCGTCGGCGCCCGGCAGTTCATCGGCGACATCGCGAAGGGCGCGCTGAAGTGA
- a CDS encoding glucosamine-6-phosphate deaminase produces MTAPAPRSPAVTAVDDAAGLGVAAADVVQAFLGEDPAGVLGVATGSTPEPLYAELARRRRERGLVTDGLSLVALDEYVGLPPGHPESYLSFVRDRIAGPLGVPVARVVVPDGSAADPHHAAAEHERRIRRLGGAGLQIVGIGANGHLGFNEPGSPFAGTTRVVELADATRRANARYFGGDAARVPTHAVTQGIATIMSAARILLVASGAHKAEALAEALAGPVTTAVPASVLQRHRRVTVVADRDALAALHGRVDLAALA; encoded by the coding sequence GTGACGGCCCCCGCGCCCCGCTCGCCCGCGGTCACGGCGGTGGACGACGCGGCCGGCCTCGGCGTGGCCGCGGCCGACGTCGTGCAGGCGTTCCTCGGTGAGGATCCGGCGGGCGTGCTCGGCGTGGCCACCGGATCCACCCCCGAGCCGCTCTACGCCGAGCTCGCCCGGCGGCGCCGGGAGCGCGGGCTCGTGACCGACGGCCTGTCGCTCGTCGCCCTCGACGAGTACGTGGGGCTGCCGCCCGGGCACCCGGAGTCGTACCTCTCCTTCGTGCGGGACCGGATCGCCGGTCCGCTCGGGGTGCCCGTCGCGCGCGTCGTGGTGCCCGACGGGTCGGCGGCGGACCCGCACCACGCCGCGGCCGAGCACGAGCGGCGGATCCGGCGCCTCGGCGGCGCGGGCCTCCAGATCGTGGGCATCGGGGCGAACGGGCACCTCGGCTTCAACGAGCCGGGGTCGCCGTTCGCCGGGACCACGCGGGTCGTCGAGCTCGCGGACGCCACGCGGCGCGCCAACGCCCGGTACTTCGGCGGCGATGCCGCGCGCGTCCCGACGCACGCCGTCACGCAGGGGATCGCGACGATCATGTCGGCCGCGCGGATCCTGCTCGTCGCCTCGGGCGCGCACAAGGCCGAGGCGCTCGCCGAGGCGCTCGCCGGCCCGGTGACGACGGCCGTCCCCGCCTCCGTCCTGCAGCGGCACCGGCGGGTCACCGTCGTGGCGGATCGCGACGCGCTGGCCGCGCTGCACGGCCGCGTCGACCTGGCGGCGCTCGCCTGA
- a CDS encoding NADPH-dependent FMN reductase, producing the protein MSTTYRVGYLVGSLSSTSINRALSLALKRLGAQAGLELTEIPIQPLPFYSADMDGEYPEVANDFKAAIADADAIMIVTPEYNRSVPGVLKNALDFASRPYGENAFQGKPSAVIGTSIGAVGTAVAQQHLRSILSFLASPELSQPEAYIQTTEGLISPEGAISNAGTEEFLLSWLQAFHAHIEKNLQAVAA; encoded by the coding sequence ATGAGCACCACGTACCGCGTCGGCTACCTCGTCGGCAGCCTGTCGTCCACCTCCATCAACCGGGCCCTGTCGCTCGCGCTGAAGCGCCTCGGCGCGCAGGCCGGCCTCGAGCTCACCGAGATCCCGATCCAGCCGCTGCCCTTCTACAGCGCCGACATGGACGGGGAGTACCCCGAGGTCGCGAACGACTTCAAGGCGGCCATCGCCGACGCCGACGCGATCATGATCGTGACGCCCGAGTACAACCGCTCGGTGCCCGGCGTCCTCAAGAACGCGCTCGACTTCGCGAGCCGCCCCTACGGCGAGAACGCGTTCCAGGGCAAGCCCAGCGCCGTCATCGGCACGTCCATCGGCGCGGTCGGCACGGCCGTCGCGCAGCAGCACCTCCGCAGCATCCTGTCGTTCCTCGCGTCGCCGGAGCTGTCGCAGCCCGAGGCCTACATCCAGACCACCGAGGGCCTCATCTCGCCCGAGGGCGCGATCTCGAACGCCGGCACCGAGGAGTTCCTCCTCAGCTGGCTGCAGGCGTTCCACGCGCACATCGAGAAGAACCTCCAGGCGGTCGCCGCGTAG
- a CDS encoding beta-L-arabinofuranosidase domain-containing protein: MTAAPATPRPAAASPAAARSFPLSAVRLGDGPLRHAQRTDVEYVLRLDPERLLAPFLREAGLDSPVPSYGSWEAIGLDGHIGGHHLSALAQLHAATGDPRLLPRLERMLDVLERCQEAAGDGWLGGVPDGREFGRTIAEGRIEADTFDLEGRWVPLYNLHKTLRGLLHAHEHTGSARALRMAESMADWWLGVSAHLDDAQFEGMLATEHGGMCDAFATLAGISGRDDLLAEARRFAQRALVDPLAAGRDELDGLHANTQIPKVIGIERLGRMTGDARLVAASDAFWDSVVHRRSVVIGGNSVREHFHPSRDFAPMVLDEQGPETCNSYNMLELARLRFERTGDPAILDQVERTTLDHVLSTQHPEHGGLVYFTSLRPAHHRAYSVAEESMWCCVGTGMENHARYGEQVFAHAGDALLVDLYVPAELDWAERGIRARIAGDVARTGEVSVTVEADAPADLELRLRRPGWATSMEVLVDGAPVPVVPGAGFARIRRTWSGATVVAVRFGMEVRAERLPDGSAWTSFRYGPVALASRDGRDGIATSLAEDSRMGHVSPAPKVPLERTPVVTAADPADAVTLDDREALAFRLDAWREGERVAVALEPFAGIHDERTTLVWPTGADPVARAAELRAMDAAGTDGDVVDEVVAGEQQPEVDHVFRGEGTRAGGADGRHWRSATGWFSYELRDPAGTATVVRVRLRRAPSDGDGATAKAAVGQAIRVGGVEAPAPDPVELGGEVGDDALDVTITDAMRAGSPHGVVAVSVHAVPGGRTRDVLGIQLRR; the protein is encoded by the coding sequence ATGACCGCCGCCCCCGCCACCCCGCGCCCCGCCGCCGCCAGCCCCGCCGCCGCCCGCTCCTTCCCCCTCTCCGCCGTCCGGCTCGGCGACGGCCCGCTCCGGCACGCGCAGCGGACCGACGTCGAGTACGTGCTGCGCCTGGATCCCGAGCGGCTGCTCGCGCCCTTCCTCCGGGAGGCCGGGCTCGACTCCCCCGTGCCGAGCTACGGCAGCTGGGAGGCGATCGGCCTCGACGGGCACATCGGCGGCCACCACCTGTCCGCGCTCGCGCAGCTGCACGCCGCCACCGGGGATCCGCGCCTCCTCCCCCGCCTCGAGCGCATGCTCGACGTGCTCGAGCGCTGCCAGGAGGCGGCGGGCGACGGCTGGCTCGGCGGCGTGCCCGACGGCCGCGAGTTCGGCCGTACCATCGCGGAGGGCCGGATCGAGGCGGACACCTTCGACCTCGAGGGCAGGTGGGTGCCGCTCTACAACCTGCACAAGACGCTCCGCGGGCTGCTGCACGCGCACGAGCACACGGGATCCGCCCGCGCGCTGCGGATGGCGGAGAGCATGGCCGACTGGTGGCTCGGCGTCTCCGCGCACCTCGACGACGCGCAGTTCGAGGGCATGCTCGCGACCGAGCACGGCGGCATGTGCGACGCGTTCGCGACGCTCGCGGGGATCTCCGGGCGCGACGACCTGCTCGCCGAGGCGCGCCGGTTCGCGCAGCGGGCCCTGGTGGATCCGCTCGCCGCCGGCCGCGACGAGCTGGACGGGCTGCACGCGAACACGCAGATCCCCAAGGTCATCGGGATCGAGCGGCTCGGCCGGATGACGGGCGACGCGCGCCTCGTCGCCGCCTCCGACGCGTTCTGGGACTCGGTCGTGCACCGGCGGAGCGTCGTGATCGGCGGCAACAGCGTGCGCGAGCACTTCCATCCGTCGCGCGACTTCGCGCCCATGGTGCTCGACGAGCAGGGGCCGGAGACCTGCAACAGCTACAACATGCTCGAGCTCGCGCGGCTGCGCTTCGAGCGGACGGGGGATCCGGCCATCCTCGACCAGGTCGAGCGCACGACCCTCGACCACGTCCTCTCCACGCAGCACCCCGAGCACGGCGGCCTCGTGTACTTCACCTCCCTCCGGCCCGCGCACCACCGCGCGTACTCGGTCGCCGAGGAGTCGATGTGGTGCTGCGTCGGCACCGGCATGGAGAACCACGCGCGCTACGGCGAGCAGGTGTTCGCGCACGCGGGCGACGCGCTGCTCGTGGACCTGTACGTGCCGGCCGAGCTGGACTGGGCCGAGCGCGGGATCCGGGCGCGCATCGCGGGCGACGTCGCGCGCACGGGCGAGGTGAGCGTGACGGTCGAGGCGGACGCACCCGCCGACCTGGAGCTGCGGCTCCGACGGCCGGGCTGGGCGACGTCGATGGAGGTGCTCGTCGACGGCGCGCCGGTGCCCGTCGTGCCCGGCGCCGGCTTCGCCCGCATCCGCCGCACCTGGTCGGGCGCGACCGTCGTGGCCGTCCGGTTCGGGATGGAGGTGCGCGCCGAGCGCCTGCCCGACGGATCCGCGTGGACGTCGTTCCGCTACGGCCCGGTCGCGCTCGCCTCGCGCGACGGCCGGGACGGGATCGCGACCTCGCTCGCCGAGGACTCGCGCATGGGCCACGTGTCGCCCGCGCCGAAGGTGCCGCTCGAGCGGACGCCCGTGGTGACCGCGGCCGATCCGGCCGACGCCGTGACGCTCGACGACCGCGAGGCGCTCGCGTTCCGGCTCGACGCGTGGCGGGAGGGCGAGCGGGTGGCGGTCGCGCTCGAGCCGTTCGCGGGGATCCACGACGAGCGCACGACGCTGGTCTGGCCGACGGGTGCCGACCCGGTCGCGCGCGCCGCGGAGCTGCGCGCGATGGACGCCGCGGGAACGGACGGCGACGTGGTCGACGAGGTGGTCGCCGGCGAGCAGCAGCCCGAGGTCGACCACGTCTTCCGCGGCGAGGGCACGCGCGCGGGCGGCGCCGACGGCCGGCACTGGCGGAGCGCGACCGGCTGGTTCTCCTACGAGCTGCGGGATCCCGCGGGCACGGCGACCGTGGTGCGCGTGCGGCTGCGGCGGGCGCCGTCGGACGGGGACGGCGCGACCGCGAAGGCCGCCGTCGGCCAGGCGATCCGCGTCGGCGGCGTGGAGGCGCCCGCCCCGGACCCCGTCGAGCTCGGCGGCGAGGTGGGCGACGACGCGCTCGACGTGACCATCACGGACGCGATGCGCGCCGGATCCCCCCACGGCGTCGTCGCGGTGTCGGTGCACGCGGTGCCGGGCGGGCGCACGCGGGACGTGCTCGGGATCCAGCTCAGGCGCTGA
- a CDS encoding carbohydrate ABC transporter permease: protein MIPVAVRPGGRPPAPTRAGAGARGIRRTWPYYLAIAPFFVLFLVFGLFPAIYSLVLSFQDWNGLGTAKWVGLANFQALAADATFWLSIRNTLIIFALSTFPMMAIAVVVAAMLNSAKRLSTFYKISYFVPNVTSVVAMAVLFGSIFGDSFGLVNAGLRAIGLDGVAWLSTPWAIQVTIAVLITYQWTGYNAIIFLAGMQAIGTEVYEAAKLDGAGAIRTFWSVTLPLLRPTILFVLVVSTITGLQSFTEAQVLTSSSSITNPNSGGAGQAGLTTVLYFYQQAFNYNRFGYGAAIAWGVFLLVVIFSIISFRLGSEKKEKVVRAPSTRKGHRA from the coding sequence GTGATCCCCGTCGCCGTCCGCCCGGGAGGGCGCCCTCCCGCGCCCACCCGGGCGGGCGCGGGAGCCCGCGGGATCCGCCGCACGTGGCCGTACTACCTCGCCATCGCGCCGTTCTTCGTGCTGTTCCTGGTCTTCGGACTCTTCCCCGCGATCTACTCGCTCGTGCTCTCGTTCCAGGACTGGAACGGGCTCGGCACGGCGAAGTGGGTGGGGCTCGCGAACTTCCAGGCGCTGGCGGCCGACGCCACGTTCTGGCTGTCGATCCGGAACACGCTCATCATCTTCGCCCTGTCGACGTTCCCGATGATGGCGATCGCCGTGGTCGTCGCGGCCATGCTCAACTCGGCGAAGCGGCTCAGCACCTTCTACAAGATCAGCTACTTCGTGCCGAACGTCACGAGCGTGGTCGCGATGGCGGTGCTCTTCGGCTCGATCTTCGGCGACAGCTTCGGGCTCGTGAACGCGGGCCTCCGTGCGATCGGGCTCGACGGGGTGGCCTGGCTCTCGACGCCGTGGGCGATCCAGGTGACCATCGCGGTGCTCATCACGTACCAGTGGACCGGCTACAACGCGATCATCTTCCTCGCGGGCATGCAGGCCATCGGCACCGAGGTCTACGAGGCCGCGAAGCTCGACGGAGCGGGCGCGATCCGCACCTTCTGGTCGGTGACGCTTCCGCTGCTGCGCCCCACGATCCTCTTCGTGCTCGTGGTCTCGACCATCACGGGCCTGCAGAGCTTCACCGAGGCGCAGGTGCTCACGTCGTCCTCCAGCATCACCAACCCGAACTCGGGGGGCGCGGGCCAGGCCGGCCTGACGACCGTCCTGTACTTCTACCAGCAGGCCTTCAACTACAACCGCTTCGGCTACGGCGCCGCCATCGCGTGGGGCGTGTTCCTGCTCGTGGTGATCTTCTCCATCATCAGCTTCCGGCTCGGGTCGGAGAAGAAGGAGAAGGTCGTGCGGGCGCCCAGCACGAGGAAGGGGCACCGCGCATGA